The Echinicola rosea genome has a segment encoding these proteins:
- a CDS encoding LVIVD repeat-containing protein, with the protein MKKPLPSSAAMLRILLILVIALGFNSCQDQVESTYTYQAKIPVSLKTEVFRDIYVGPVAPRDINKKGKIYIFDDFLFISEPNKGIHVIDNTNPSNPKNISFIEIPGAADLAINDNILYADSYIDLLSFDISDPRDISLTNREEDVFMNYYVDQVAGIFTYLKDTVITSEEPIRTWNGGGIWLDAMNFSNAETGGGQGNYGQGGSMARFTLANGHLYTVDDYDLRLFDISEKADPEFVKQIQLGWGIETIFPFKDKLFIGSTTGMHIYDISAPANPQQLSVYSHITSCDPVVANDDYAFVTLRSGNFCQQGVNLLEVLDITDPSLPKLLKSYSMENPHGLGLAGDYLYVCEGEYGLKSFNVSDVLKIDQNQLEHLQGLNAFDLIPGPKSLIVIGNKLITQYDYSTPSKLKQLSTITIE; encoded by the coding sequence ATGAAAAAGCCTTTACCCTCATCTGCAGCCATGCTTCGTATCCTGCTTATTCTTGTAATAGCCCTTGGCTTTAATTCCTGCCAAGACCAGGTAGAAAGCACCTATACCTATCAAGCAAAAATCCCCGTATCCCTCAAGACAGAGGTGTTCAGGGACATCTATGTCGGCCCTGTCGCCCCAAGGGATATCAATAAAAAAGGAAAGATTTATATTTTTGATGACTTCCTGTTTATCAGTGAACCCAATAAAGGCATCCATGTCATCGACAACACCAACCCTTCCAATCCCAAAAACATCAGCTTTATAGAAATTCCCGGGGCAGCTGATTTAGCCATTAACGACAATATCCTTTACGCAGACAGTTATATCGATTTGTTGTCCTTTGACATCAGCGATCCACGTGACATCTCTTTGACCAACCGGGAAGAAGACGTTTTCATGAACTATTACGTCGATCAGGTAGCGGGAATATTTACTTACCTCAAGGACACAGTCATCACTTCCGAAGAACCCATCAGGACTTGGAACGGAGGAGGGATATGGCTGGATGCCATGAACTTCTCCAATGCAGAAACCGGTGGTGGACAGGGAAATTACGGACAGGGAGGCAGCATGGCCAGGTTCACACTTGCCAATGGCCACTTGTACACCGTAGATGACTACGATCTTCGTCTCTTTGACATCAGCGAAAAAGCAGACCCTGAATTTGTCAAACAAATCCAATTGGGCTGGGGAATAGAGACCATCTTTCCCTTTAAGGACAAACTTTTTATCGGCTCCACTACAGGCATGCATATTTATGACATTTCGGCACCTGCAAACCCTCAGCAGCTATCCGTTTACTCGCACATTACCAGCTGCGACCCCGTCGTCGCCAATGATGATTATGCATTCGTAACGCTACGGTCAGGAAATTTCTGCCAACAAGGCGTAAACTTACTGGAAGTGCTGGATATCACCGACCCATCACTCCCCAAGTTATTAAAATCCTACTCGATGGAAAATCCACACGGCCTTGGGCTAGCAGGAGACTATCTGTATGTCTGTGAAGGAGAATATGGGCTGAAGAGCTTCAATGTATCGGATGTGCTTAAAATCGATCAAAACCAACTGGAACACCTCCAGGGGCTGAATGCTTTTGACCTCATCCCAGGGCCCAAATCCCTTATCGTCATTGGCAACAAACTCATCACTCAGTATGATTACAGTACCCCGAGCAAGCTCAAACAGTTAAGCACCATCACGATAGAATAA
- a CDS encoding nucleotidyltransferase substrate binding protein, producing MKTQPLSSEQCFENFQESLGELHDVIEEINLKGISQKNEQHLHRSFELTHELALNAMTAFFKQQGRPPYTGSRDLTLDAFNEELIDDGKGWLDMIICRIKATPVYTEDVQNKVTQNILKNYIHLFENFENKMKRALDI from the coding sequence ATGAAAACACAACCATTATCCAGCGAACAATGCTTTGAGAACTTTCAGGAATCACTTGGTGAATTGCATGATGTAATCGAGGAAATCAACCTGAAAGGCATCAGTCAAAAAAATGAGCAGCATTTACACCGGTCATTTGAGTTAACGCACGAACTTGCCCTTAATGCCATGACAGCATTTTTTAAGCAACAAGGCAGGCCGCCCTATACGGGCTCCCGGGACCTCACCTTGGACGCATTCAATGAAGAGCTCATCGATGATGGCAAAGGCTGGCTGGACATGATTATTTGCCGTATCAAGGCCACCCCTGTCTATACCGAAGACGTACAAAACAAGGTCACACAGAACATTCTTAAAAATTACATTCATCTGTTCGAAAATTTTGAAAACAAGATGAAACGCGCACTCGATATCTAA